Proteins encoded together in one Haloplanus vescus window:
- a CDS encoding lysylphosphatidylglycerol synthase transmembrane domain-containing protein, whose product MSRRIKIGKIALRYGFTLIVVGIAFYYLIQEFDIQSAFDTLRRADPLLFAAAMLAFYVSFPLRTERWRWFLSAIDVEAGRLSANLILLVGYYLNTLVPAKLGDIYRSYLAAGRYDDRVSSIAGTIAAERIIDLCLLAVGLVFALPIVLTRRTEFVSRVTTWAVVLLVVVGVGTVALLRFDVIPLPERMNSAVTSFRRGLRAASGRSLGDRVSIMALSVSVWSTNIIRTALVAAALGINLSLAEITLLALLVAFLSGLPWVPAGIGLVEVISTSVLLSLGLSAESALALILLDRTITVVTLVLLGTPIYVLVLHFDQSKLSGTVVADEKTQ is encoded by the coding sequence ATGAGCAGGCGTATTAAAATCGGCAAAATAGCTCTCCGATACGGCTTCACGCTAATCGTCGTCGGAATCGCATTTTATTATCTGATCCAGGAATTCGACATTCAGAGCGCGTTTGACACGTTACGCCGTGCCGACCCGTTGCTGTTCGCGGCGGCGATGCTGGCGTTCTACGTCTCGTTTCCCCTCCGCACCGAAAGATGGCGCTGGTTCCTCTCGGCCATCGACGTGGAAGCAGGACGACTCTCGGCGAACCTCATCCTCCTCGTCGGTTACTACCTGAACACACTCGTTCCAGCTAAACTGGGGGACATCTACCGGAGTTACTTGGCAGCGGGCCGCTACGACGATCGGGTGTCCAGTATCGCAGGAACGATTGCCGCTGAGCGAATCATCGACCTGTGCCTCTTGGCGGTCGGGCTCGTCTTCGCCTTGCCCATCGTCTTGACGCGGCGAACCGAATTCGTATCACGCGTGACGACCTGGGCAGTCGTGTTGCTGGTCGTTGTCGGAGTCGGGACCGTAGCTCTGCTCCGGTTCGATGTCATTCCACTTCCGGAGCGTATGAACTCGGCAGTCACGAGTTTCCGTCGTGGCCTCAGAGCGGCTAGCGGGCGTTCGCTCGGTGATCGCGTCTCCATCATGGCTCTCAGCGTCTCCGTGTGGAGCACGAACATCATCAGAACGGCGCTCGTCGCTGCCGCACTCGGCATTAACCTCTCGTTAGCCGAAATCACGCTCTTAGCGCTGCTAGTCGCCTTCTTATCGGGACTCCCGTGGGTGCCGGCGGGCATCGGTCTCGTTGAAGTGATCAGCACGAGCGTTCTCCTGAGCCTTGGTCTGTCGGCCGAAAGTGCACTTGCGTTGATACTGCTCGACAGAACAATCACGGTCGTCACGCTCGTCCTGCTTGGGACGCCGATATACGTGCTCGTTCTTCACTTCGACCAGTCGAAGCTGTCGGGAACCGTGGTGGCCGATGAGAAAACTCAGTAG
- a CDS encoding alkaline phosphatase family protein, producing MKTVVLGFDGVEPTLLDRLESEGKMPGFEDLRGDGLYSQLDSTVIPISAMAWSSFLTGVNPGKHGVYDFISRSAPDSAEFDLTTSNTRQAPAMWDYLNAVGKRVGVVGMPVTYPVDEFDGFAVSGYPTPHREQSFWPPELEETSPVDPGEMHAKVHFDGTNREDFIEDQFRQFDAIERFHNHALDEKEWDLLVTVFKQTDDIAHVAWDDPELHDIYQEADRVLRETRQRLEAMDEEYLLIILSDHGFGPVDKTLFLNNVLRDLGFLELKSGLGTKMRDTLSKAGLNMLNAYRVASLLGLGERLMSVGFDDESSKAKLLSGLRNALLIGTHDIDTDRSACFSRGNYGQIFVEDDNRTDALVEGLLDYTVDGEYIIANVHRASEHFDGDAIDLAPDLMIETPDYRYLTARGFALATDQVLTDHIIGRDAEHKQKGVFFATGSGIDADAALSEPSLEDVLPTLMYAMSEDIPTCLDGDVLELFEEASEPTFREFDLEFERRGDDITDEEREELRSQLESLGYAN from the coding sequence ATGAAGACGGTCGTACTAGGATTCGATGGCGTTGAGCCGACGTTGCTCGACCGACTTGAGTCAGAGGGGAAGATGCCCGGCTTCGAAGATCTCCGCGGGGACGGACTCTACTCGCAACTGGACTCAACGGTGATTCCGATATCGGCGATGGCGTGGAGCTCGTTTCTCACTGGGGTGAACCCAGGAAAGCACGGGGTGTACGACTTCATCTCTCGTTCGGCACCCGACTCCGCGGAGTTCGATCTCACGACGTCGAACACGCGACAAGCCCCGGCGATGTGGGACTATCTCAACGCCGTCGGCAAACGCGTCGGTGTTGTCGGGATGCCCGTGACCTACCCCGTTGACGAGTTCGACGGGTTCGCGGTGAGTGGCTACCCTACACCGCATCGCGAGCAGTCATTCTGGCCCCCCGAACTGGAAGAGACGTCCCCAGTCGATCCAGGTGAGATGCACGCGAAGGTACACTTCGACGGCACGAACCGCGAGGATTTCATCGAAGACCAGTTCAGACAGTTCGACGCCATCGAACGGTTTCACAACCACGCACTCGACGAGAAAGAGTGGGACCTCCTGGTCACTGTGTTCAAACAGACCGACGACATCGCCCACGTCGCGTGGGACGACCCGGAACTGCACGATATCTATCAAGAAGCTGATCGCGTACTACGAGAGACTCGCCAGCGATTGGAGGCGATGGATGAGGAGTACCTGCTCATCATACTCAGCGACCACGGGTTCGGTCCGGTGGACAAGACGCTGTTCCTCAACAACGTCCTCCGTGACCTCGGCTTCCTCGAACTGAAGAGCGGCCTCGGCACGAAGATGCGCGACACGCTCTCAAAGGCGGGCCTCAATATGCTGAACGCGTATCGGGTCGCTTCGTTACTAGGCCTGGGAGAGCGGCTGATGTCCGTCGGTTTCGACGACGAGTCATCGAAGGCAAAACTGCTGTCCGGGCTCCGAAACGCGTTGTTGATCGGGACACACGACATCGATACCGACCGTAGTGCCTGCTTCTCCCGAGGGAACTACGGACAGATTTTCGTGGAGGACGACAATCGGACCGATGCACTCGTAGAAGGGCTGCTCGACTACACTGTCGACGGCGAATACATCATCGCCAATGTCCACCGTGCGTCCGAGCATTTCGATGGTGACGCCATCGACCTTGCGCCGGACCTCATGATCGAGACACCCGATTACCGCTACCTTACCGCCCGCGGGTTCGCTCTCGCTACGGACCAGGTCCTCACCGATCATATAATCGGTCGCGATGCAGAGCACAAGCAGAAGGGTGTGTTCTTCGCGACCGGGTCAGGTATCGATGCCGACGCTGCACTTTCCGAACCGTCGCTCGAGGACGTTCTTCCGACGTTGATGTACGCGATGTCAGAAGACATACCGACGTGTCTCGACGGCGACGTGTTAGAACTGTTCGAAGAGGCTTCCGAACCAACGTTCAGAGAGTTCGATCTTGAGTTCGAGCGTCGCGGTGACGACATAACCGACGAGGAACGTGAAGAACTGCGGTCCCAACTAGAGAGTCTCGGGTACGCGAACTGA
- a CDS encoding PHP domain-containing protein yields the protein MTRTYDIHVHTRVSPCSRNEPEDIIDRAVAAGLDGIAVTDHDSVQGGVDVATLAPPELEIIVGAELTTSQGHLLALGIDETPPVGTETLDAIQFVHDHSGVAVLAHPFDSFRQTYQADLEAIADAVDGVEVKNSRCLLTRFNTRAEVFADEHDLPVTGGSDAHFPMEVGRAVTRCEGPLLEAIRSGKSTAAGRDGYLSGHVATKLNDALSLLGR from the coding sequence ATGACGCGAACATACGACATACACGTACACACCCGAGTCTCCCCGTGCTCTCGGAACGAGCCCGAGGACATCATCGACCGTGCGGTAGCAGCCGGGCTGGACGGTATCGCAGTCACTGACCACGATTCGGTGCAGGGCGGTGTCGATGTCGCCACACTCGCGCCACCGGAGTTAGAGATCATTGTCGGTGCCGAACTCACAACTTCACAGGGCCATCTGCTGGCCCTAGGAATCGACGAGACACCTCCGGTGGGAACCGAGACACTGGATGCTATTCAGTTCGTGCACGACCATAGCGGTGTGGCAGTGCTCGCACACCCGTTCGACTCTTTCCGACAGACGTACCAGGCAGACTTGGAAGCGATTGCCGACGCTGTGGACGGTGTCGAGGTCAAGAACTCACGGTGCCTGCTCACCAGATTCAACACCCGTGCGGAAGTATTCGCCGACGAACACGACCTGCCCGTAACTGGTGGAAGCGACGCACACTTTCCGATGGAGGTCGGCCGTGCAGTAACTCGGTGTGAAGGGCCGCTTCTCGAAGCGATCCGGTCGGGAAAGTCCACGGCCGCGGGTAGGGATGGATACCTCTCCGGCCACGTCGCGACGAAACTCAACGACGCGCTCTCACTGCTCGGTCGGTGA
- a CDS encoding DolP-mannose mannosyltransferase codes for MLTGRGLRGLKRGLSDDPWRLALIAATISVFAISMVRTALFSPTLINYDGAFYAHAGWYTTKGAIPYVTFWDVKPPLVFEWTALLAFFAFDNMLLLHAYHVATTSAVAAGSVLLVGYLTTELTESSLAGFCAGAVLLAYPGFHYLAAHGFRPKYFTLFFGLAALYLHYSGQSLASGVAAAAAAGFWQFGAVFPVVVLGLEYQRTRTVPVRALTGMAATTLVVVTPFVFWGAIEPMFVEVVVAPFLLSETFEPFVRLWKGFRFLGYLIPIVLIGAAGIVGTLRNEFDTRWWVFVVGTWYGLQIFYFDLDGFPDLFLGVAIVGIGFGLIVAEVSLPTQRGIVAVVVTVLFISGVFLGGIGLVAEPLTTTEDGVTYGDKSVATDALGDVGKWLFGPVGSGSEAESAAGAGPTNLYDPPDARSLYWNQHRPCHYFIGTMGANWIKQTDGRYVEMSCYE; via the coding sequence ATGTTGACCGGTCGGGGTCTCCGAGGGCTAAAACGGGGGCTGAGCGACGACCCATGGCGACTAGCCCTCATCGCGGCGACGATTTCGGTGTTCGCTATATCGATGGTTCGGACGGCTCTGTTTTCGCCGACACTCATCAACTACGACGGTGCGTTCTACGCTCACGCCGGCTGGTATACGACAAAAGGAGCAATCCCGTACGTCACGTTCTGGGACGTGAAGCCACCGCTGGTGTTCGAGTGGACGGCGTTGCTCGCGTTCTTCGCGTTCGACAATATGTTATTATTGCACGCGTACCACGTCGCGACCACAAGCGCTGTCGCGGCAGGTTCGGTGCTCCTCGTCGGTTACCTGACGACGGAGTTGACCGAGAGCAGCCTCGCAGGGTTCTGTGCTGGTGCCGTGTTGCTAGCCTATCCTGGTTTCCACTACCTAGCAGCCCACGGCTTCCGGCCGAAATACTTCACCCTGTTCTTCGGGCTGGCAGCCCTCTACCTCCATTACTCGGGACAGTCGCTGGCGAGCGGAGTAGCCGCCGCAGCCGCGGCAGGATTCTGGCAGTTCGGAGCCGTCTTCCCGGTAGTCGTGCTCGGATTGGAGTACCAACGGACGCGAACCGTACCGGTACGGGCCCTGACCGGGATGGCAGCGACCACGCTCGTCGTCGTCACACCGTTCGTTTTCTGGGGGGCCATCGAGCCGATGTTCGTTGAGGTCGTCGTTGCCCCGTTCCTGCTCTCAGAGACCTTTGAGCCGTTCGTTCGACTGTGGAAAGGCTTTCGCTTCCTAGGGTACCTCATCCCGATAGTGTTAATCGGGGCGGCCGGTATCGTCGGAACCCTGCGAAACGAGTTTGACACACGGTGGTGGGTGTTCGTCGTTGGCACGTGGTACGGGCTTCAGATATTCTACTTCGATTTGGATGGTTTCCCAGACCTGTTCCTCGGTGTCGCTATCGTCGGTATCGGGTTCGGGCTCATCGTCGCCGAAGTCTCTCTGCCGACCCAGCGTGGCATCGTTGCTGTGGTGGTGACTGTCTTATTCATCAGCGGCGTATTCCTCGGTGGGATTGGCCTCGTCGCAGAGCCGCTTACTACGACAGAAGACGGAGTAACGTACGGTGATAAGTCGGTGGCGACCGACGCATTAGGCGACGTGGGAAAATGGCTTTTCGGCCCAGTTGGCTCGGGCAGCGAGGCCGAGAGCGCAGCAGGAGCGGGCCCAACGAACCTGTACGACCCTCCCGACGCCCGGAGCCTGTACTGGAATCAGCATCGACCATGCCACTACTTTATTGGGACTATGGGTGCTAATTGGATCAAACAAACTGACGGTCGCTACGTTGAGATGTCCTGCTACGAATGA
- a CDS encoding decaprenyl-phosphate phosphoribosyltransferase, protein MYQSETGGIASQAKGLLWEMRPWQWYKQSMVLLGVTFSGRLFDVSAVVQSLLTVSAFSMVAGAVYVFNDISDVEQDRKHPEKRNRPIASGTVSIPTATIFGGFVGVVGLWLGYYVDVLVLAILLAYVLNNVFYNLGLKDVLFVDILIIAIGFVLRALAGVYAIQTDVGLPSPWLIVCTLLAALLLGLGKRYQELKHPESDDTRTSLERYDIQVIDRLLVVVISTLLMAYSLYTFNGGNQLMMLTLPFAYFATFRFYHLIYLDDEARTVERMILFDRSFIVNLALWVAAILIAIYLRQLFVGVLG, encoded by the coding sequence ATGTATCAGAGTGAAACGGGGGGCATTGCGTCGCAGGCTAAGGGACTTCTCTGGGAGATGCGGCCGTGGCAGTGGTACAAACAGAGTATGGTGCTGTTGGGTGTTACGTTCTCTGGGCGCCTATTCGATGTCAGTGCTGTCGTCCAGTCCCTCCTAACCGTCAGCGCCTTCTCAATGGTCGCGGGAGCCGTGTACGTGTTCAACGATATCAGCGACGTGGAACAGGATCGTAAGCATCCCGAGAAACGCAACCGGCCTATCGCTAGTGGTACGGTCTCGATTCCGACGGCTACCATCTTCGGTGGCTTTGTCGGAGTTGTGGGCCTTTGGCTGGGATACTACGTGGATGTCCTCGTACTCGCTATCCTGTTAGCTTACGTCTTAAACAACGTCTTCTACAACTTGGGCCTGAAAGATGTCCTGTTCGTGGATATCCTGATTATCGCAATCGGATTCGTTCTCAGGGCACTCGCGGGAGTCTATGCGATTCAGACGGACGTCGGCCTACCGAGTCCGTGGCTCATCGTCTGCACACTGCTGGCGGCGCTGCTGCTCGGACTTGGAAAGCGGTATCAAGAACTGAAACACCCTGAGTCCGACGACACGCGCACCAGTCTGGAGCGTTACGATATACAGGTCATCGACCGGCTCCTCGTGGTAGTTATCTCTACCCTTCTGATGGCCTACTCGCTGTACACGTTCAACGGCGGTAATCAGTTAATGATGCTGACCCTCCCGTTCGCGTACTTCGCGACCTTCCGATTCTATCACCTGATCTATCTTGACGATGAGGCGCGGACCGTAGAGCGTATGATACTGTTCGATCGTTCGTTCATCGTGAACCTCGCGCTGTGGGTGGCTGCGATCCTCATAGCGATATACTTGAGACAGTTGTTCGTCGGGGTGCTCGGATGA